In a single window of the Palaemon carinicauda isolate YSFRI2023 unplaced genomic scaffold, ASM3689809v2 scaffold908, whole genome shotgun sequence genome:
- the LOC137637661 gene encoding histone H2A: protein MSGRGKGGKVKGKSKSRSSRAGLQFPVGRIHRLLRKGNYAERVGAGAPVYLAAVMEYLAAEVLELAGNAARDNKKTRIIPRHLQLAIRNDEELNKLLSGVTIAQGGVLPNIQAVLLPKKTEKK, encoded by the coding sequence ATGTCTGGACGCGGAAAGGGAGGCAAAGTAAAGGGAAAGTCAAAGTCCCGTAGCAGCAGGGCTGGACTTCAGTTCCCCGTGGGACGTATCCACCGTCTTTTGCGCAAGGGCAACTATGCTGAACGTGTAGGTGCTGGAGCTCCAGTCTACTTGGCTGCAGTCATGGAGTACTTGGCTGCCGAAGTCTTGGAGTTGGCTGGTAATGCTGCCCGTGACAACAAGAAGACCAGGATCATTCCCCGTCACTTGCAATTGGCCATCCGCAACGACGAAGAGCTCAACAAGTTGCTCTCTGGCGTGACCATTGCCCAGGGTGGTGTCTTGCCCAACATCCAGGCAGTTCTCTTGCCCAAGAAGACCGAAAAGAAGTAA